One genomic window of Misgurnus anguillicaudatus chromosome 12, ASM2758022v2, whole genome shotgun sequence includes the following:
- the LOC129431288 gene encoding uncharacterized protein isoform X3 produces MNNLETLKSQGLHSDDVLGTIGPFKIYLGSLEALLGPFEIPDEVMNALFLIMSRSQPGTEAINSQAMGLILEGSSRARSTYFLKKNILKEASAVFGPYLVGECHWTLFHCNLKEGTITYIDSLGEQPQRCFQIIENWSLFAASRGCQGPWKLIQRDHDLQNDSVSCGMFAIMFAEMVLQGQEGHLQCLPIAQERERLGTLLINSLDTKTLRRKKGKIAKPKNTDKPVGEHPCAVDGDPAQESESTECKQVDGDPAQESESTECKQVDGDPAQESESTECKQVDGDPAQESESTECEQTLFEVESVLRLPDGTKAKRYKVTREELVRRCGPPEGFSPNALVAYLRKGKSQKEALMAKLHDSQVEPGPRIRLSTSVSKLCEEECLALAEDLNYMGFKYLPIQKIGQACLEEDHLEAIVKAQHCRFIDLLLPIPADTNKDKDSDGGQLVRLQSCYAWPWARNFEGCVFFN; encoded by the exons ATGAACA ACTTAGAAACACTGAAGTCCCAAGGACTTCATAGTGATGATGTCCTTGGGACAATTGGGCCTTTTAAAATCTATTTGGGCAGTTTGGAGGCCCTTTTAGGCCCTTTCGAAATTCCAGATGAG GTAATGAATGCCTTATTTCTCATCATGAGCAGG AGCCAGCCTGGGACAGAGGCTATTAATAGTCAGGCTATGGGCCTGATTTTGGAGGGCAGCTCCAGGGCCAGGAGTACTTATTTCTTAAAA AAAAACATTCTTAAAGAAGCCAGTGCCGTCTTCGGGCCCTACTTGGTGGGAGAGTGCCACtggaccctcttt CATTGCAACTTGAAAGAGGGAACTATAACTTACATTGATTCCTTGGGGGAGCAACCACAGCGTTGCTTCCAAATAATAGAAAATTGGAG CTTATTTGCTGCTAGCAGAGGCTGCCAAGGGCCCTGGAAGCTGATACAGAGGGACCATGACTTGCAAAACGACTCTGTGTCATGTGGAATGTTTGCAATAATG TTTGCAGAAATGGTCCTCCAGGGACAAGAAGGTCACCTCCAATGCCTCCCCATTGCTCAAGAGCGGGAGAGACTTGGGACTTTGTTGATTAACTCCCTTG ATACGAAGACTCTAAGGAGAAAAAAG GGAAAAATTGCCAAGCCTAAAAATACAG ATAAACCTGTTGGAGAGCACCCATGTGCAG TAGATGGTGACCCTGCACAGGAATCTGAGTCTACAGAGTGTAAACAAG TAGATGGTGACCCTGCACAGGAATCTGAGTCTACAGAGTGTAAACAAG TAGATGGTGACCCTGCACAGGAATCTGAGTCTACAGAGTGTAAACAAG TAGATGGTGACCCTGCACAGGAATCTGAGTCTACAGAGTGTGAACAAA CATTATTTGAAGTGGAGAGTGTTCTCCGATTACCTGACGGGACCAAGGCCAAAAG ATATAAAGTGACTAGGGAGGAACTGGTTAGAAGGTGTGGGCCACCAGAGGGCTTTTCACCCAATGCTCTGGTGGCCTACTTAAGGAAAGGCAAGAGCCAGAAAGAGGCGCTCATGGCCAAGTTGCACGACTCACAGGTGGAGCCAGGACCACGAATCAGGCTGTCAACAAGTGTCAGCAAGTTGTGTGAAG AAGAATGTCTGGCCCTTGCAGAGGATTTAAATTACATGGGTTTTAAATACCTACCAATTCAAAAAATTGGCCAGGCTTGCCTGGAGGAGGACCATCTTGAGGCCATCGTCAAGGCCCAACACTGCAGGTTCATTGATCTATTGTTACCAATTCCA GCAGACACTAACAAGGATAAAGACAGCGATGGAGGCCAACTGGTCCGATTACAATCTTGCTACGCATGGCCTTGGGCCAGAAATTTTGAAGGGTGCGTTTTCTTTAATTGA
- the LOC129431288 gene encoding uncharacterized protein isoform X8, translating to MNNLETLKSQGLHSDDVLGTIGPFKIYLGSLEALLGPFEIPDEVMNALFLIMSRSQPGTEAINSQAMGLILEGSSRARSTYFLKKNILKEASAVFGPYLVGECHWTLFHCNLKEGTITYIDSLGEQPQRCFQIIENWSLFAASRGCQGPWKLIQRDHDLQNDSVSCGMFAIMFAEMVLQGQEGHLQCLPIAQERERLGTLLINSLDTKTLRRKKGKIAKPKNTDKPVGEHPCAVDGDPAQESESTECKQVDGDPAQESESTECEQTLFEVESVLRLPDGTKAKRYKVTREELVRRCGPPEGFSPNALVAYLRKGKSQKEALMAKLHDSQVEPGPRIRLSTSVSKLCEEECLALAEDLNYMGFKYLPIQKIGQACLEEDHLEAIVKAQHCRQTLTRIKTAMEANWSDYNLATHGLGPEILKGAFSLIDACLVEAENLHCFQK from the exons ATGAACA ACTTAGAAACACTGAAGTCCCAAGGACTTCATAGTGATGATGTCCTTGGGACAATTGGGCCTTTTAAAATCTATTTGGGCAGTTTGGAGGCCCTTTTAGGCCCTTTCGAAATTCCAGATGAG GTAATGAATGCCTTATTTCTCATCATGAGCAGG AGCCAGCCTGGGACAGAGGCTATTAATAGTCAGGCTATGGGCCTGATTTTGGAGGGCAGCTCCAGGGCCAGGAGTACTTATTTCTTAAAA AAAAACATTCTTAAAGAAGCCAGTGCCGTCTTCGGGCCCTACTTGGTGGGAGAGTGCCACtggaccctcttt CATTGCAACTTGAAAGAGGGAACTATAACTTACATTGATTCCTTGGGGGAGCAACCACAGCGTTGCTTCCAAATAATAGAAAATTGGAG CTTATTTGCTGCTAGCAGAGGCTGCCAAGGGCCCTGGAAGCTGATACAGAGGGACCATGACTTGCAAAACGACTCTGTGTCATGTGGAATGTTTGCAATAATG TTTGCAGAAATGGTCCTCCAGGGACAAGAAGGTCACCTCCAATGCCTCCCCATTGCTCAAGAGCGGGAGAGACTTGGGACTTTGTTGATTAACTCCCTTG ATACGAAGACTCTAAGGAGAAAAAAG GGAAAAATTGCCAAGCCTAAAAATACAG ATAAACCTGTTGGAGAGCACCCATGTGCAG TAGATGGTGACCCTGCACAGGAATCTGAGTCTACAGAGTGTAAACAAG TAGATGGTGACCCTGCACAGGAATCTGAGTCTACAGAGTGTGAACAAA CATTATTTGAAGTGGAGAGTGTTCTCCGATTACCTGACGGGACCAAGGCCAAAAG ATATAAAGTGACTAGGGAGGAACTGGTTAGAAGGTGTGGGCCACCAGAGGGCTTTTCACCCAATGCTCTGGTGGCCTACTTAAGGAAAGGCAAGAGCCAGAAAGAGGCGCTCATGGCCAAGTTGCACGACTCACAGGTGGAGCCAGGACCACGAATCAGGCTGTCAACAAGTGTCAGCAAGTTGTGTGAAG AAGAATGTCTGGCCCTTGCAGAGGATTTAAATTACATGGGTTTTAAATACCTACCAATTCAAAAAATTGGCCAGGCTTGCCTGGAGGAGGACCATCTTGAGGCCATCGTCAAGGCCCAACACTGCAG GCAGACACTAACAAGGATAAAGACAGCGATGGAGGCCAACTGGTCCGATTACAATCTTGCTACGCATGGCCTTGGGCCAGAAATTTTGAAGGGTGCGTTTTCTTTAATTGATGCGTGCCTGGTCGAGGCAGAGAACCTCCACTGCTTCCAGAAGTAA
- the LOC129431288 gene encoding uncharacterized protein isoform X7: MNNLETLKSQGLHSDDVLGTIGPFKIYLGSLEALLGPFEIPDEVMNALFLIMSRSQPGTEAINSQAMGLILEGSSRARSTYFLKKNILKEASAVFGPYLVGECHWTLFHCNLKEGTITYIDSLGEQPQRCFQIIENWSLFAASRGCQGPWKLIQRDHDLQNDSVSCGMFAIMFAEMVLQGQEGHLQCLPIAQERERLGTLLINSLDTKTLRRKKGKIAKPKNTDKPVGEHPCAVDGDPAQESESTECKQVDGDPAQESESTECKQDGDPAQESESTECEQTLFEVESVLRLPDGTKAKRYKVTREELVRRCGPPEGFSPNALVAYLRKGKSQKEALMAKLHDSQVEPGPRIRLSTSVSKLCEEECLALAEDLNYMGFKYLPIQKIGQACLEEDHLEAIVKAQHCRQTLTRIKTAMEANWSDYNLATHGLGPEILKGAFSLIDACLVEAENLHCFQK; this comes from the exons ATGAACA ACTTAGAAACACTGAAGTCCCAAGGACTTCATAGTGATGATGTCCTTGGGACAATTGGGCCTTTTAAAATCTATTTGGGCAGTTTGGAGGCCCTTTTAGGCCCTTTCGAAATTCCAGATGAG GTAATGAATGCCTTATTTCTCATCATGAGCAGG AGCCAGCCTGGGACAGAGGCTATTAATAGTCAGGCTATGGGCCTGATTTTGGAGGGCAGCTCCAGGGCCAGGAGTACTTATTTCTTAAAA AAAAACATTCTTAAAGAAGCCAGTGCCGTCTTCGGGCCCTACTTGGTGGGAGAGTGCCACtggaccctcttt CATTGCAACTTGAAAGAGGGAACTATAACTTACATTGATTCCTTGGGGGAGCAACCACAGCGTTGCTTCCAAATAATAGAAAATTGGAG CTTATTTGCTGCTAGCAGAGGCTGCCAAGGGCCCTGGAAGCTGATACAGAGGGACCATGACTTGCAAAACGACTCTGTGTCATGTGGAATGTTTGCAATAATG TTTGCAGAAATGGTCCTCCAGGGACAAGAAGGTCACCTCCAATGCCTCCCCATTGCTCAAGAGCGGGAGAGACTTGGGACTTTGTTGATTAACTCCCTTG ATACGAAGACTCTAAGGAGAAAAAAG GGAAAAATTGCCAAGCCTAAAAATACAG ATAAACCTGTTGGAGAGCACCCATGTGCAG TAGATGGTGACCCTGCACAGGAATCTGAGTCTACAGAGTGTAAACAAG TAGATGGTGACCCTGCACAGGAATCTGAGTCTACAGAGTGTAAACAAG ATGGTGACCCTGCACAGGAATCTGAGTCTACAGAGTGTGAACAAA CATTATTTGAAGTGGAGAGTGTTCTCCGATTACCTGACGGGACCAAGGCCAAAAG ATATAAAGTGACTAGGGAGGAACTGGTTAGAAGGTGTGGGCCACCAGAGGGCTTTTCACCCAATGCTCTGGTGGCCTACTTAAGGAAAGGCAAGAGCCAGAAAGAGGCGCTCATGGCCAAGTTGCACGACTCACAGGTGGAGCCAGGACCACGAATCAGGCTGTCAACAAGTGTCAGCAAGTTGTGTGAAG AAGAATGTCTGGCCCTTGCAGAGGATTTAAATTACATGGGTTTTAAATACCTACCAATTCAAAAAATTGGCCAGGCTTGCCTGGAGGAGGACCATCTTGAGGCCATCGTCAAGGCCCAACACTGCAG GCAGACACTAACAAGGATAAAGACAGCGATGGAGGCCAACTGGTCCGATTACAATCTTGCTACGCATGGCCTTGGGCCAGAAATTTTGAAGGGTGCGTTTTCTTTAATTGATGCGTGCCTGGTCGAGGCAGAGAACCTCCACTGCTTCCAGAAGTAA
- the LOC129431288 gene encoding uncharacterized protein isoform X10 yields MNNLETLKSQGLHSDDVLGTIGPFKIYLGSLEALLGPFEIPDEVMNALFLIMSRSQPGTEAINSQAMGLILEGSSRARSTYFLKKNILKEASAVFGPYLVGECHWTLFHCNLKEGTITYIDSLGEQPQRCFQIIENWSLFAASRGCQGPWKLIQRDHDLQNDSVSCGMFAIMFAEMVLQGQEGHLQCLPIAQERERLGTLLINSLDTKTLRRKKGKIAKPKNTDKPVGEHPCAVDGDPAQESESTECKQVDGDPAQESESTECKQVDGDPAQESESTECKQVDGDPAQESESTECEQTLFEVESVLRLPDGTKAKRQTLTRIKTAMEANWSDYNLATHGLGPEILKGAFSLIDACLVEAENLHCFQK; encoded by the exons ATGAACA ACTTAGAAACACTGAAGTCCCAAGGACTTCATAGTGATGATGTCCTTGGGACAATTGGGCCTTTTAAAATCTATTTGGGCAGTTTGGAGGCCCTTTTAGGCCCTTTCGAAATTCCAGATGAG GTAATGAATGCCTTATTTCTCATCATGAGCAGG AGCCAGCCTGGGACAGAGGCTATTAATAGTCAGGCTATGGGCCTGATTTTGGAGGGCAGCTCCAGGGCCAGGAGTACTTATTTCTTAAAA AAAAACATTCTTAAAGAAGCCAGTGCCGTCTTCGGGCCCTACTTGGTGGGAGAGTGCCACtggaccctcttt CATTGCAACTTGAAAGAGGGAACTATAACTTACATTGATTCCTTGGGGGAGCAACCACAGCGTTGCTTCCAAATAATAGAAAATTGGAG CTTATTTGCTGCTAGCAGAGGCTGCCAAGGGCCCTGGAAGCTGATACAGAGGGACCATGACTTGCAAAACGACTCTGTGTCATGTGGAATGTTTGCAATAATG TTTGCAGAAATGGTCCTCCAGGGACAAGAAGGTCACCTCCAATGCCTCCCCATTGCTCAAGAGCGGGAGAGACTTGGGACTTTGTTGATTAACTCCCTTG ATACGAAGACTCTAAGGAGAAAAAAG GGAAAAATTGCCAAGCCTAAAAATACAG ATAAACCTGTTGGAGAGCACCCATGTGCAG TAGATGGTGACCCTGCACAGGAATCTGAGTCTACAGAGTGTAAACAAG TAGATGGTGACCCTGCACAGGAATCTGAGTCTACAGAGTGTAAACAAG TAGATGGTGACCCTGCACAGGAATCTGAGTCTACAGAGTGTAAACAAG TAGATGGTGACCCTGCACAGGAATCTGAGTCTACAGAGTGTGAACAAA CATTATTTGAAGTGGAGAGTGTTCTCCGATTACCTGACGGGACCAAGGCCAAAAG GCAGACACTAACAAGGATAAAGACAGCGATGGAGGCCAACTGGTCCGATTACAATCTTGCTACGCATGGCCTTGGGCCAGAAATTTTGAAGGGTGCGTTTTCTTTAATTGATGCGTGCCTGGTCGAGGCAGAGAACCTCCACTGCTTCCAGAAGTAA
- the LOC129431288 gene encoding uncharacterized protein isoform X6 — MNNLETLKSQGLHSDDVLGTIGPFKIYLGSLEALLGPFEIPDEVMNALFLIMSRSQPGTEAINSQAMGLILEGSSRARSTYFLKKNILKEASAVFGPYLVGECHWTLFHCNLKEGTITYIDSLGEQPQRCFQIIENWSLFAASRGCQGPWKLIQRDHDLQNDSVSCGMFAIMFAEMVLQGQEGHLQCLPIAQERERLGTLLINSLDTKTLRRKKGKIAKPKNTDKPVGEHPCAVDGDPAQESESTECKQVDGDPAQESESTECKQVDGDPAQESESTECEQTLFEVESVLRLPDGTKAKRYKVTREELVRRCGPPEGFSPNALVAYLRKGKSQKEALMAKLHDSQVEPGPRIRLSTSVSKLCEEECLALAEDLNYMGFKYLPIQKIGQACLEEDHLEAIVKAQHCRQTLTRIKTAMEANWSDYNLATHGLGPEILKGAFSLIDACLVEAENLHCFQK, encoded by the exons ATGAACA ACTTAGAAACACTGAAGTCCCAAGGACTTCATAGTGATGATGTCCTTGGGACAATTGGGCCTTTTAAAATCTATTTGGGCAGTTTGGAGGCCCTTTTAGGCCCTTTCGAAATTCCAGATGAG GTAATGAATGCCTTATTTCTCATCATGAGCAGG AGCCAGCCTGGGACAGAGGCTATTAATAGTCAGGCTATGGGCCTGATTTTGGAGGGCAGCTCCAGGGCCAGGAGTACTTATTTCTTAAAA AAAAACATTCTTAAAGAAGCCAGTGCCGTCTTCGGGCCCTACTTGGTGGGAGAGTGCCACtggaccctcttt CATTGCAACTTGAAAGAGGGAACTATAACTTACATTGATTCCTTGGGGGAGCAACCACAGCGTTGCTTCCAAATAATAGAAAATTGGAG CTTATTTGCTGCTAGCAGAGGCTGCCAAGGGCCCTGGAAGCTGATACAGAGGGACCATGACTTGCAAAACGACTCTGTGTCATGTGGAATGTTTGCAATAATG TTTGCAGAAATGGTCCTCCAGGGACAAGAAGGTCACCTCCAATGCCTCCCCATTGCTCAAGAGCGGGAGAGACTTGGGACTTTGTTGATTAACTCCCTTG ATACGAAGACTCTAAGGAGAAAAAAG GGAAAAATTGCCAAGCCTAAAAATACAG ATAAACCTGTTGGAGAGCACCCATGTGCAG TAGATGGTGACCCTGCACAGGAATCTGAGTCTACAGAGTGTAAACAAG TAGATGGTGACCCTGCACAGGAATCTGAGTCTACAGAGTGTAAACAAG TAGATGGTGACCCTGCACAGGAATCTGAGTCTACAGAGTGTGAACAAA CATTATTTGAAGTGGAGAGTGTTCTCCGATTACCTGACGGGACCAAGGCCAAAAG ATATAAAGTGACTAGGGAGGAACTGGTTAGAAGGTGTGGGCCACCAGAGGGCTTTTCACCCAATGCTCTGGTGGCCTACTTAAGGAAAGGCAAGAGCCAGAAAGAGGCGCTCATGGCCAAGTTGCACGACTCACAGGTGGAGCCAGGACCACGAATCAGGCTGTCAACAAGTGTCAGCAAGTTGTGTGAAG AAGAATGTCTGGCCCTTGCAGAGGATTTAAATTACATGGGTTTTAAATACCTACCAATTCAAAAAATTGGCCAGGCTTGCCTGGAGGAGGACCATCTTGAGGCCATCGTCAAGGCCCAACACTGCAG GCAGACACTAACAAGGATAAAGACAGCGATGGAGGCCAACTGGTCCGATTACAATCTTGCTACGCATGGCCTTGGGCCAGAAATTTTGAAGGGTGCGTTTTCTTTAATTGATGCGTGCCTGGTCGAGGCAGAGAACCTCCACTGCTTCCAGAAGTAA
- the LOC129431288 gene encoding uncharacterized protein isoform X1 — protein sequence MNNLETLKSQGLHSDDVLGTIGPFKIYLGSLEALLGPFEIPDEVMNALFLIMSRSQPGTEAINSQAMGLILEGSSRARSTYFLKKNILKEASAVFGPYLVGECHWTLFHCNLKEGTITYIDSLGEQPQRCFQIIENWSLFAASRGCQGPWKLIQRDHDLQNDSVSCGMFAIMFAEMVLQGQEGHLQCLPIAQERERLGTLLINSLDTKTLRRKKGKIAKPKNTDKPVGEHPCAVDGDPAQESESTECKQVDGDPAQESESTECKQVDGDPAQESESTECKQVDGDPAQESESTECEQTLFEVESVLRLPDGTKAKRYKVTREELVRRCGPPEGFSPNALVAYLRKGKSQKEALMAKLHDSQVEPGPRIRLSTSVSKLCEEECLALAEDLNYMGFKYLPIQKIGQACLEEDHLEAIVKAQHCRQTLTRIKTAMEANWSDYNLATHGLGPEILKGAFSLIDACLVEAENLHCFQK from the exons ATGAACA ACTTAGAAACACTGAAGTCCCAAGGACTTCATAGTGATGATGTCCTTGGGACAATTGGGCCTTTTAAAATCTATTTGGGCAGTTTGGAGGCCCTTTTAGGCCCTTTCGAAATTCCAGATGAG GTAATGAATGCCTTATTTCTCATCATGAGCAGG AGCCAGCCTGGGACAGAGGCTATTAATAGTCAGGCTATGGGCCTGATTTTGGAGGGCAGCTCCAGGGCCAGGAGTACTTATTTCTTAAAA AAAAACATTCTTAAAGAAGCCAGTGCCGTCTTCGGGCCCTACTTGGTGGGAGAGTGCCACtggaccctcttt CATTGCAACTTGAAAGAGGGAACTATAACTTACATTGATTCCTTGGGGGAGCAACCACAGCGTTGCTTCCAAATAATAGAAAATTGGAG CTTATTTGCTGCTAGCAGAGGCTGCCAAGGGCCCTGGAAGCTGATACAGAGGGACCATGACTTGCAAAACGACTCTGTGTCATGTGGAATGTTTGCAATAATG TTTGCAGAAATGGTCCTCCAGGGACAAGAAGGTCACCTCCAATGCCTCCCCATTGCTCAAGAGCGGGAGAGACTTGGGACTTTGTTGATTAACTCCCTTG ATACGAAGACTCTAAGGAGAAAAAAG GGAAAAATTGCCAAGCCTAAAAATACAG ATAAACCTGTTGGAGAGCACCCATGTGCAG TAGATGGTGACCCTGCACAGGAATCTGAGTCTACAGAGTGTAAACAAG TAGATGGTGACCCTGCACAGGAATCTGAGTCTACAGAGTGTAAACAAG TAGATGGTGACCCTGCACAGGAATCTGAGTCTACAGAGTGTAAACAAG TAGATGGTGACCCTGCACAGGAATCTGAGTCTACAGAGTGTGAACAAA CATTATTTGAAGTGGAGAGTGTTCTCCGATTACCTGACGGGACCAAGGCCAAAAG ATATAAAGTGACTAGGGAGGAACTGGTTAGAAGGTGTGGGCCACCAGAGGGCTTTTCACCCAATGCTCTGGTGGCCTACTTAAGGAAAGGCAAGAGCCAGAAAGAGGCGCTCATGGCCAAGTTGCACGACTCACAGGTGGAGCCAGGACCACGAATCAGGCTGTCAACAAGTGTCAGCAAGTTGTGTGAAG AAGAATGTCTGGCCCTTGCAGAGGATTTAAATTACATGGGTTTTAAATACCTACCAATTCAAAAAATTGGCCAGGCTTGCCTGGAGGAGGACCATCTTGAGGCCATCGTCAAGGCCCAACACTGCAG GCAGACACTAACAAGGATAAAGACAGCGATGGAGGCCAACTGGTCCGATTACAATCTTGCTACGCATGGCCTTGGGCCAGAAATTTTGAAGGGTGCGTTTTCTTTAATTGATGCGTGCCTGGTCGAGGCAGAGAACCTCCACTGCTTCCAGAAGTAA
- the LOC129431288 gene encoding uncharacterized protein isoform X2, with protein sequence MNNLETLKSQGLHSDDVLGTIGPFKIYLGSLEALLGPFEIPDEVMNALFLIMSRSQPGTEAINSQAMGLILEGSSRARSTYFLKKNILKEASAVFGPYLVGECHWTLFHCNLKEGTITYIDSLGEQPQRCFQIIENWSLFAASRGCQGPWKLIQRDHDLQNDSVSCGMFAIMFAEMVLQGQEGHLQCLPIAQERERLGTLLINSLDTKTLRRKKGKIAKPKNTDKPVGEHPCAVDGDPAQESESTECKQVDGDPAQESESTECKQVDGDPAQESESTECKQDGDPAQESESTECEQTLFEVESVLRLPDGTKAKRYKVTREELVRRCGPPEGFSPNALVAYLRKGKSQKEALMAKLHDSQVEPGPRIRLSTSVSKLCEEECLALAEDLNYMGFKYLPIQKIGQACLEEDHLEAIVKAQHCRQTLTRIKTAMEANWSDYNLATHGLGPEILKGAFSLIDACLVEAENLHCFQK encoded by the exons ATGAACA ACTTAGAAACACTGAAGTCCCAAGGACTTCATAGTGATGATGTCCTTGGGACAATTGGGCCTTTTAAAATCTATTTGGGCAGTTTGGAGGCCCTTTTAGGCCCTTTCGAAATTCCAGATGAG GTAATGAATGCCTTATTTCTCATCATGAGCAGG AGCCAGCCTGGGACAGAGGCTATTAATAGTCAGGCTATGGGCCTGATTTTGGAGGGCAGCTCCAGGGCCAGGAGTACTTATTTCTTAAAA AAAAACATTCTTAAAGAAGCCAGTGCCGTCTTCGGGCCCTACTTGGTGGGAGAGTGCCACtggaccctcttt CATTGCAACTTGAAAGAGGGAACTATAACTTACATTGATTCCTTGGGGGAGCAACCACAGCGTTGCTTCCAAATAATAGAAAATTGGAG CTTATTTGCTGCTAGCAGAGGCTGCCAAGGGCCCTGGAAGCTGATACAGAGGGACCATGACTTGCAAAACGACTCTGTGTCATGTGGAATGTTTGCAATAATG TTTGCAGAAATGGTCCTCCAGGGACAAGAAGGTCACCTCCAATGCCTCCCCATTGCTCAAGAGCGGGAGAGACTTGGGACTTTGTTGATTAACTCCCTTG ATACGAAGACTCTAAGGAGAAAAAAG GGAAAAATTGCCAAGCCTAAAAATACAG ATAAACCTGTTGGAGAGCACCCATGTGCAG TAGATGGTGACCCTGCACAGGAATCTGAGTCTACAGAGTGTAAACAAG TAGATGGTGACCCTGCACAGGAATCTGAGTCTACAGAGTGTAAACAAG TAGATGGTGACCCTGCACAGGAATCTGAGTCTACAGAGTGTAAACAAG ATGGTGACCCTGCACAGGAATCTGAGTCTACAGAGTGTGAACAAA CATTATTTGAAGTGGAGAGTGTTCTCCGATTACCTGACGGGACCAAGGCCAAAAG ATATAAAGTGACTAGGGAGGAACTGGTTAGAAGGTGTGGGCCACCAGAGGGCTTTTCACCCAATGCTCTGGTGGCCTACTTAAGGAAAGGCAAGAGCCAGAAAGAGGCGCTCATGGCCAAGTTGCACGACTCACAGGTGGAGCCAGGACCACGAATCAGGCTGTCAACAAGTGTCAGCAAGTTGTGTGAAG AAGAATGTCTGGCCCTTGCAGAGGATTTAAATTACATGGGTTTTAAATACCTACCAATTCAAAAAATTGGCCAGGCTTGCCTGGAGGAGGACCATCTTGAGGCCATCGTCAAGGCCCAACACTGCAG GCAGACACTAACAAGGATAAAGACAGCGATGGAGGCCAACTGGTCCGATTACAATCTTGCTACGCATGGCCTTGGGCCAGAAATTTTGAAGGGTGCGTTTTCTTTAATTGATGCGTGCCTGGTCGAGGCAGAGAACCTCCACTGCTTCCAGAAGTAA